ATTTTGCTCTCAAACCCTAGTCAAATGGTTTTTTGAGCTAGGAGAAAATTTATCAGGACACTGTTTCATTGAATATTGTTTATTGGTTTGGGCTACGTTGTGGGTcaaattagaaaacaattttaacataagaaaatatttagatattgctaatattttttctagtataacaaattttaaaaccatGTGGAGTTCGACCCGATATAACTTCAATCAATTTGGCAAGTCCAAAGACAACCTAAATGATCGATAAAagcgtaattttttttaaaataaacatttaagatgactattatatatatatatatatatatgatcgaTTTGAGTTAACCTGTCAATTTGCATGTCTAATCATGATAGcctcattaaaaacaaatcaaaataaattatgaagcctaattttcAAGTAAATCTAATGTTaatggatgaaaaaaataaattaaaaaattatcagaaaaaataactcaaatcaaCCTATCAAACTTGCATCTCGAATTATATGACTGAGATAacctaatataaataaaattaaaataaatttatgaaccTCAATTCTCGATCAATCTAGTGGTGAAagatgaaaatgatttttttttaaaaaaaaaaaaaacataaaaaaccgaCCCAAGTTAACTCGAATTACTCCGTCAAActctgttagagaataatataaatcatatcttgggacctTACCTAATAggttaagttattgagttgagatggttctttaatatggtatcaaagccttgatAATCAAGCGGTTATgaattcaaatctcatcatccctatttattttataaaaattaagcacaatgtAGAGTGagcatgtgcaagtttcaagtttacaGGGCTTTCACTTAAGggaatgtgttagagaataatataaatcatatcttgggatcTTAcataatagcttaagttattgagttgagattattatttaataaactcGTGACCCGAATTATTAGATaagaataacctcataaaaagaaaatcaaaacaaattaaaaagcttgattttcaatcaactcaatattgaagaatgaaattttttttaaaatatcaattgagaaaaaaaaaaacttgagtcaacccgttaattttttttaaattataaaaattaaaataatatcgtaaaaaataatttaagaaaattataaaatctccaataaatttaattttcaaatatgaaaatgaaattaaaaaaaaaagttgaaaaaaaaaattaaatgaaaaaaaactattacatgAATAGTGTTTAagattcttttattcttttatttttttttaacaattctaCTAACTACTCAAGAAGTAGACGGATATATTTAGTAGAAAAAACCATGATTGTTTAACCCTTTTTATTTTCCGTTCACTATCACCATTCCAAATCAcctaatttggaaaaaaaaatcagcaaccaACTCCATAAATTTTGTCGGCATCCTGCTCCTATCAAATTCTAGTGCCACTCCAGTCCAGTCCAGTCCTCCTCGTGTGATCAGCACGTGACTGCAGTTGGACTAAGTTTTTGaagagatatttttatatattgtttaaaattgtgattatggttggtttttaaaatattttttatttaaaaatatattaaaatatttttttattttttaaaaattatttttaatattaacatatcaaaataatttataaatattaaaaaaatatttaaattttttaaaaatatttttaaaacataaaaataaacatactaaTGGCATTTAAGATGTGAAAGTTATATACTCCACGTCAGCAAGCGTAAACTTTTTATGACCTCCTCTTTCATTCATCACTCCTTGCCTGTTATTTATCAGGTAAGGTAACTGCCCGAGTCCACATACACACGTATACAAAGAGAgatatttttaaggatttttatattttatattttaaaattattttgatacgataatattaaatttttatttttattttttaaaaagaaactattGAAATCCGAAGATATAAATGAGCACCATCAATCGAGACTACTAAAAAGTAAAGTACCAAAGCCAGCGGAAGTGCCAACTGCCAGGCGCCAACTCAGCTTCTATCGGCACCTCTCCCTCACTCACTAATACAACATATCAACAGATAAGCCTGCCTGCCTGCCTACTTCTCCAGTCCAGTCTTCGACGAGTTCAGCTTCATTTGTGATCTTTTCTCTCCATGGCATCTGTCCAAGCTGCTGCTATATTGACATCCTCCGCTGTAACCAAGAATGGCATTACCACTGCGTTTTTACCATCTGGATTTTCGAGTGCATCAGCAGCAGCATGCAAGAAGGATTTTTGCGCTCGCGCTCTGGCGTCGGGAGCCAGAGCTACTTTAACATTCGATCCACCACCAGCAACTAAGCAAAAGAAGAACACTGTCGATCCTTCTTCTCCtgattttcttcctcttccctcTTTTGAACAATGTTTTCCAAAGAGCACTAAAGAATACAGGTCTTCTCCTTCcttcctttgtttttattgatttcctTATTCAATCTACGCTCATCGTAAGAACAGACTTTTTCAACTGGGTCCGTCCACTTATTTAATTCGGTTTGCAGGGAAGTTAAACATGAAGAATCTGGTCATGTCCTCAAAGTTCCGTTCCGGCGAGTCCACTTGTCCGGCGATGAACCAAGTTTTGATAACTACGATACCAGTGGGCCTCAAAACATCAGTCCCCGCGTAGGTATGCAGCTTGTCTTGTCTTgtctatctttttaattttcggTTCATCACCTTCCTTAACCTTGCAGTAACAATTAAATGACTTATGTTTCTACTTAACAAATTATCGGGAGGGCCAggattttacatttttatttggGGATGGCCATTACATTAGAACTTATTTTAAAAGCTTCAAATAATAAggggattttaaaatttttgtaaaCTTTGGGGGATTTGTCCGTCtagactgttttttttttaactgatgcTTGGGTTATGCTGTTTTCTACTGtcagctttctttttcttgagtgTCATGTCATGGTAGTTTTTGTGGGCTAAGAAAGACGGACTTGtatcatgaaattaatttgCTACTGTAAATGAACGGTGTTGTGTCTTCAGGACTTCCTAAGCTGCGTAAAGAATGGGTTGACAGGAGGGAGAAGTTAGGAACACCAAGGTACACTCAGATGTACTATGCGAAGCAGGGAATTATAACTGAGGAGATGCTGTATTGTGCTGCTCGTGAAAAGCTTGACCCGGAGTTTGTGAGGTCAGAGGTTGCTCGTGGGAGGGCTATTATCCCTTCCAACAAGAAGCATTTAGAGCTGGAGCCGATGATCGTTGGAAGAAAATTTTTGGTTAAAGTTAATGCAAATATTGGAAATTCTGCCGTTGCGAGCTCTATCGAGGAAGAAGTTTATAAGGTTCAATGGGCAACTATGTGGGGTGCTGATACTGTTATGGATCTTTCCACTGGCCGTCACATTCACGAGACCCGGGAGTGGATCTTACGTAACTCTGCTGTGCCAGTAGGTACTGTGCCTATCTATCAAGCACTTGAGAAAGTAAATGGAATTGCTGAAAATCTTAGTTGGGAAGTCTTCAGAGACACCCTGATTGAACAAGCTGAGCAGGGTGTAGATTATTTCACAATTCATGCTGGGGTTCTTCTGCGGTACATCCCTTTAACTGCAAAGCGCATGACAGGAATTGTTTCGCGAGGAGGATCAATCCATGCAAAGTGGTGCTTAACTTATCACAAGGAGAACTTTGCATACGAGCATTGGGATGACATCCTTGATATATGCAATCAATATGATGTGGCCCTGTCAATTGGTGATGGACTGAGGCCAGGGTCCATATATGATGCCAATGACACTGCTCAATTTGCAGAGCTTTTAACTCAAGGGGAACTGACTCGTCGGGCATGGGAAAAGGATGTACAGGTAATCGTTTATCAGTATATATTTTAGAACTTCTAAGCTTCATGCAAGAGCTATGCAacaaaggagtttttttttggaagtatACACTTCATGTTTACTGTTTAAATGACACtatttggttttcaaatctttttGTGTTCTTGGTGTAAATATTAGTGGCTTTCATGCTTTGAATCACCAAACCAGAGATGACACAGATGGATGCCCaagattatgttttaattagcaGAGCATTTAACTTTTTTCCAGCCATGCTACTTTCTGAAAGATTTACtgctttctttttggttttaatcTGTGACCTACATGTTCATGTACTTTTCTAGGTTATGAATGAAGGGCCTGGACATGTTCCAATGCACAAGATTCCTGAGAACATGCAAAAACAGCTGGAGTGGTGCAATGAAGCTCCTTTCTATACTCTTGGACCTCTAACAACTGACATTGCTCCTGGATATGACCACATCACCTCTGCTATTGGCGCTGCCAATATTGGGGCTCTTGGCACTGCACTTCTCTGTTATGTCACACCAAAGGAGCACCTTGGACTGCCAAACAGAGATGATGTGAAGGCTGGAGTTATAGCGTACAAGATATCTGCTCATGCTGCTGA
This genomic interval from Populus alba chromosome 1, ASM523922v2, whole genome shotgun sequence contains the following:
- the LOC118032905 gene encoding phosphomethylpyrimidine synthase, chloroplastic encodes the protein MASVQAAAILTSSAVTKNGITTAFLPSGFSSASAAACKKDFCARALASGARATLTFDPPPATKQKKNTVDPSSPDFLPLPSFEQCFPKSTKEYREVKHEESGHVLKVPFRRVHLSGDEPSFDNYDTSGPQNISPRVGLPKLRKEWVDRREKLGTPRYTQMYYAKQGIITEEMLYCAAREKLDPEFVRSEVARGRAIIPSNKKHLELEPMIVGRKFLVKVNANIGNSAVASSIEEEVYKVQWATMWGADTVMDLSTGRHIHETREWILRNSAVPVGTVPIYQALEKVNGIAENLSWEVFRDTLIEQAEQGVDYFTIHAGVLLRYIPLTAKRMTGIVSRGGSIHAKWCLTYHKENFAYEHWDDILDICNQYDVALSIGDGLRPGSIYDANDTAQFAELLTQGELTRRAWEKDVQVMNEGPGHVPMHKIPENMQKQLEWCNEAPFYTLGPLTTDIAPGYDHITSAIGAANIGALGTALLCYVTPKEHLGLPNRDDVKAGVIAYKISAHAADLAKGHPHAQAWDDALSKARFEFRWTDQFALSLDPMTAMSFHDETLPSDGAKVAHFCSMCGPKFCSMKITEDIRKYAEEHGYGSAEEAVQHGMDAMSAEFLAARKTVSGEQHGEVGGEIYLPANYISSSER